One stretch of Nakamurella alba DNA includes these proteins:
- the ppgK gene encoding polyphosphate--glucose phosphotransferase, with translation MAVTSQLAGTAFGIDIGGTGIKGGIVDLATGDLVGERFRIDTPQPATPDAVTDTAAEVANHFGWTGPIGVDFPGVVQNGVVHTAANVDKSWIGTSLVDTLSAKVPGQVTALNDADAAGLAEVRYGAGVGQNGLVIMVTFGTGIGIALISGGKLVPNAELGHIELNGHDAETKAAASARERDGLTWEHWTKRASKYLVALENLLWPDLFILGGGISKKPEKWVPGLKTRTPLVVAKLINNAGIVGSALAAHEAAS, from the coding sequence ATCGCCGTGACCAGTCAGCTCGCCGGGACCGCATTCGGGATCGACATCGGCGGCACCGGGATCAAGGGCGGGATCGTCGATCTGGCCACCGGTGACCTGGTCGGCGAGCGCTTCCGGATCGACACCCCGCAGCCGGCCACCCCGGACGCCGTCACCGACACCGCGGCGGAGGTGGCGAACCACTTCGGGTGGACCGGCCCGATCGGCGTGGACTTCCCTGGTGTGGTGCAGAACGGTGTCGTGCACACCGCCGCCAACGTCGACAAGTCGTGGATCGGTACCAGCCTGGTGGACACCCTCTCCGCCAAGGTGCCCGGCCAGGTCACCGCGCTCAACGACGCCGATGCCGCCGGTCTGGCCGAGGTGCGCTACGGCGCCGGCGTCGGCCAGAACGGCCTGGTCATCATGGTCACCTTCGGTACCGGCATCGGGATCGCGCTGATCTCCGGCGGCAAGCTGGTGCCCAACGCCGAGCTCGGCCACATCGAGCTCAACGGGCACGACGCCGAGACCAAGGCGGCGGCCTCGGCCCGCGAGCGGGACGGGCTGACCTGGGAGCACTGGACCAAGCGGGCGTCGAAGTACCTGGTCGCGCTGGAGAACCTGCTCTGGCCGGACCTGTTCATCCTGGGCGGCGGGATCTCGAAGAAGCCGGAAAAGTGGGTGCCGGGCCTGAAGACCCGCACCCCGCTGGTGGTCGCCAAGCTGATCAACAACGCCGGCATCGTCGGCTCCGCGCTGGCCGCGCACGAAGCGGCCTCCTGA